The Deinococcus depolymerans genome contains the following window.
GAACGTGCTGGGCGGCTGCGCCGGCACGACCGGCCCCGCCGACCTGCCCCGCGTGGCCGGCGCCGACGCGCCCCTGACCCTGAGCGACATGGTCCGCACCGGCCGCGCGCTGCTCGAACACCTCGGCGTGAACCGCGTGCGGATCGTGGGCGCCAGCATGGGCGGCATGCTCGCCTACGCCTGGCTGCTGGAATGCCCGGACCTGGTGGAACGCGCCGTGATCATCGGCGCCCCGGCCCGGCACTCGCCGTGGGCCATCGGGCTGAACACCGCCGCCCGCAGCGCCATCCGCGCCGCCCCCGGGGGGGAGGGGCTGAAGGTCGCCCGGCAGATCGCCATGCTCTCGTACCGCAGCCCCGAGAGTTTCGCCGTCACGCAGGCCGGCCAGCGGGCGCCCGGCGTGCCCGCCATCACCAGTTACCTGCACCACCACGGAGAGAAACTCCAGGCCCGTTTCTGCGAGCGCAGTTACGTCGCCCTGACCGGCGCCATGGACGCCTTCCAGCCCACCGACGACGACCTGCGCACGGTCCAGACGCCCACCCTGGTCGTCGGGATCAGCAGCGACGTCCTGTACCCCCCGGCCGAGGTGAAGGCCGGCGCGGCCCTGCTGCCCCGCGCCGACTACCGCGAACTGAACTCCATTCACGGGCACGACGCCTTCCTGATGGACCCCGGCCCCCTGCCGGCACTGGTCGGCGCCTTCCTGAAAGGCTGAAGCGGGAACGGACGGGTGATACGGACTCCGATTGAACGGCTTATAAAGCCATTCAATCCGAGCGGATGCGACTCGTAGAGCTGCTCCGCAGAGGAGGAGAGAAACGGGTTCCGTTTGTTTCGTTGACGACCCGGTGCCGTTCCGGGTTGTCAACGAAACAAACGGCAGTCCGTATGAATCCGGTCCGCCTGACCTGGTCAGTCCGGCAGGCAGGCGCGCAGCCGCGCCGCCACCTGCGCGGCCGTGCCGGTCAGGGTGTGGCGTTCCAGCACGCGCTGGCGGGCCGCCGCGCCGAACTGCGCCGTGCGGTCCGGCGCGGCGGCCATCGCCTGCAGGGCGCGGGCCAGCAGGTGCGGGGCGGGGGAGACGAGCAGGCCGTCCACGCCGTCGCGGATCAGTTCCGCCTGTGCGGGAATGGGGGTGGTCACGACCGGCAGGCCCGAGGCCATGGCCTCCAGCGTCACCAGTGACTGGTTCTCGGCCAGGGTGGGTTGCAGCAGCGCGTCGGCGGCGCGGTACAGGTCCGGCAGGTCCCAGCGGCGGCCCAGGAAGGTCACGTTCCGCAGCCGCAGCGTGCC
Protein-coding sequences here:
- a CDS encoding alpha/beta fold hydrolase family protein; this translates as MTAQTHPAQVHLPVPASAGPDDGTAATDRCRAGQPDLTPAAQTARLFRHAPLLLDCGVPVNDVTVTYHTYGTPQPTATLVLHALTGTSAVHEWWPDFLGEGRPLDPGRDYVICANVLGGCAGTTGPADLPRVAGADAPLTLSDMVRTGRALLEHLGVNRVRIVGASMGGMLAYAWLLECPDLVERAVIIGAPARHSPWAIGLNTAARSAIRAAPGGEGLKVARQIAMLSYRSPESFAVTQAGQRAPGVPAITSYLHHHGEKLQARFCERSYVALTGAMDAFQPTDDDLRTVQTPTLVVGISSDVLYPPAEVKAGAALLPRADYRELNSIHGHDAFLMDPGPLPALVGAFLKG